The Phycisphaerales bacterium DNA segment CCGCCGCCGCAGCGCCTGCATGAGACGGAAGTGCGCCTCGTCGCCACCCGAGAAGATCACGTGCCGCGCCCCCGCCTCCAGCAGCGTCTCCGCGTGCCGCTCCAGGTCCTCATCCCTCAGATCGCTGGGCCACTCATCCGGCGTGTTGGGCACCGGGTAGCACCGCTCGAACAGCGTGCGCGTCGAGTGCGAAACCCCCAGCCACCGCGGCGTGTGCACCGCCACCACCGTCTGCTTCAGCCGGCGCGTCTCCTCCATGAACGCCTTCTGGAACTCCGTCGCCGGCGGGATCGGCCTCGTCCGCGCGCCCTCGTGCATCGGCGTCCGCGCCGGCAGGATGGTGCACACCCCCTCGCCGGGCGGCAGGTCGATCATCTCCTCGCGCCCGTTCAGGCTCACCCGCAGACGCGCCGGGTTGCAGTTGTGCCGGATGATCACCGCGGGCTCGCCCGACACCTGCGCCCTGAGCGTCGCCCCCGCGGGCAGCCGCAGCACCTTCCCGTACGCCCCGCCGTGGCAGTCGTGCAGCCGCCCCTCGGGCGCATCGATCACCAGCCACGGCAGCGAGGGCTCGTGCGGGCGCGAGTGGATCGACTGGATCGTGACCTCGCCCTGCGCCCCCTCCACCCGCAGCGTCAGGCGGTTCTTCGACCCGTGCTTTAGCCAGCTCGCCAGCGACAGCAGCCCCGTGCGGCGCGCGAGCATGCCCAGCCTGAACTCCGATGAGCGGCCCAGCGTTTCCAGCCCGAACTTTGATTCTGCAAGGCGGTCCAAACAGTCACCCCAGTTCGCACGCGGCCACGTCCTGCGCCGCGCTAGACCTTACGCCGCGCCCACGGGCTCGGGTGCGGCCACTTTCGCCTGCGCGGTGGTCGCGGTCGTTTTCGCGGACGCTGGCCGCGGCACCATCGGCGTGCGCCCGGGGTACACGATCAGGTCCACCGGCTCCTGGTTCCGCAGGTTGATGATCTCGCTGCGCCCGTTGAACGTGACCTGCACCCGCGTGCTGCCCACGTGCGTCATGAACCGCACCGCCGGGTCGCTGGTGGTGCGCACCCTCAGCTCGCCGGGCGCGCCGCCCTCGTCCTGACGGCTGTGCATGTAGCACGTCCCGTGCGCGGAGAACTTCGACTCCACCGCCTTGAACCCGCTGGTCCGCACGTACTCCCACGGCAGCGCCGGCTCCGACGCGTGCGCATGCACACTCAGCACCCACGCCTCCGCGCTCCTGCCGCCGTCCAGCGGCAGCGGCCTGATCGTCAGCAGGTTGCGGTCCCCCAGCTTCCACTCCACCAGCCGCCGCACCAGCGGGTGCTCCCGCACGCGCCTGGCGAAGCGGTAGCTCCCGCTCTTCTTGAGGAACTCGAGCTCAAACCGCTGCTCCTCGATCCGGCGTGCGATCACGCTGAGCTCGAGGTCGTCGGCGCCGCTCGTCTGGCTCGCGTACGTCGCGGCCTGCGAAAACAGCGATTCCCGCAGGTTCCTGGGATCGTTCTTCGACAGGATGAAGCTGCCGTAGTCCCGCCCGATGTAGTCCTTGAACAGCGCGTGCCGGCACAGGCCAAAGGGCACGAAGTCCGCGGGGTCCCAGCTGCTCAGGTGCCGCTCGAACTCGTTGCCGTACGCGTCCCCCTGCGGGTGCTCCTCGCCGATGGGGATGTTCACCAGCACGTAGTCCGAGTGCTCAAGGCTGTAGCTCAGCAGCTCGTGCGCCTTCTCCTTGGTGAAGTGCTCCAGCACGTCGCCGTAGATCGTCACGCTCCACGGCCCCGGCAGCGTCGGAATGAGCTTGGCCGCGTCGCCCAGGTGGATCTGGTTGTAGAACTGGTGGTGGTAATCGGTGATGCTCTTGGGGAACGCCTCCACGCCCTCCACGTGCACCTGCCACTGGTCGCGGAACACGCGGCTGAACCACACATCGCAGAACTCGCGGACGATCATCCCCCACCGCCCGAAGCCCACGCCGATATCCAGCACGCGCCGCGGCTCGATCTTCATCAGCGCGTCGATGCAGAAGGGAATCTGCTGCCAGTTGCTCGTGCCCAAACGACCTCCTCAAACGCCCTGGTCACGCGGCGTGCCCGCCCCTTCCAGGGTTCGTGAAACCTGCTCGATGAACCGCCGCCGCTGGTCTAGCAGCTGCATGACGTGCGCCCGGTCTGCCTCCCAGCCCGCCTGCACGCGGGCGAGAAGGTTCTGCAGCGCGGAAACCTCGGCCAGGGCCGCGTCGCGCGCCGCGGACATCTCCGCGTACTGCCCTCGCAGGGCCTGGTTCTCGCCCTCGAGGTACCGCTTCCGCCCCTGCTCGGTCTCCAGCGATGACTTCGTGAGGGCAAGCTCGCTGCTTGTAGCTGCCAGCTTCCTCGTGGTCTCTGCCAGCTGCACCGTTTGCGCCGCGATCGTCGCGTCCTTGGTCGCCGCGCTGCCGTCGAGTGCGGTAAACCCCGCGTCGATGTCGCGCTCCAGCCGCCGGTACATCGCGATCATCTGCTCGGGCCACGTCCACACCGGCGGCTGCCCCACGACAACGCGGAACGGCGTGTGGCACTCGTACCCCCGTGCCAGCACCTCGCACTCGCGCCCCAGCCTCCGGTACGACGCCGGCAGGTCGTGCCGCCAGCAGCCGCTGTGCTCCCCGCTCACCAGCGGGAAGTCGGGGCTCGTCTCCAGGTGCAGCACCTGCCCGCGGCTGACCCGCAGCATCTCCGACAGAATCCCCTCGAGGTGCTCGGGCCGCACGTGCACCAGCACCTCCGCCGAGTACACGATGTCGAACGCGCCATCCTCGAACGGCAGCCGGCCCGTGGGCAGGCCGATGTGGATGTGCTCATCGAACCATCCGCGCTCGGCCCAGCGCAGGGCTCCCTCCGCCATCGAGCGGCTCTGGTCGTAGCCGTGGATGTCGGTGTTGGGCAGCTTGGAAAGGTTCCGCAGGTGCCGACCCACGCCGCACCCGAACTCCAGCACGCGCAGCGGGCGCGCCTCCCTCGCCGCCATCGCGCTCGCGTGGTGCTCGATGTACGACGTGAGCATCAGCTCCTGGATGTGGTACAGCACCATCCGCGTCTTGCGAAGGTCGTAGTGCTCCACCCACTCGTGGCCGTGGTCGCGCCAGTACTGGTAGTTGGGGTCCACGCGCGGGCGCTCGCCGGCGCCTTGGCCGCTGCTGCTCTGCCCGGGCTGGATCGCGGCCTCCCCCACTTACGCGTCCCCCGCGGCCGGCCCCACGCCCTTCCACTCCACGCTCACCGGCTGGTGGAACTTGTAGTGCACCGGCCGCTCGGGGTTGGGCACCACCACGAACCCTGCGCAGCCGTCGACCTGATCAAAGAGCACCACGTCCGAATAGTCCTTGCGCGAAACCCGTGTTACCGCCAGGCAGATGCCGTAGTTCCCCGCCCGCAGGCGGTTCTCGAAGGTGAATCGTACCACAAGCCGCCCGTCGGGCCGAACCGCGGGCGCCGAGACCTTCTCATCGAACGTCGTCGTGCCCATCACGTCCACGCCCGTCATGTCCCGCACCAGGAAACTCACCGACAGGTCCTTCGCCTCGATCTGGCTGTGAAGCACCGCCTCGATCGTGACCGCGTCCCCCAGCTCGAACGCGCGGCAGGGCTCGCCCGCCGCCGAGAGCACCTCGACCTTCTCGATCTGCACGTGCCCCGTGCCGTACCGCAGCTGCCCCTTCACCTGCGAAGCGACGCGGACCGGTCCACCCAGGCCAGCCTCGGTCTTCAGCGCCTCCTGGTTGGTGCTCTCGCGGATGTGGCTGAGGTAGAGGTCCGTCGCCCGCTCCGCCGGGCCGTAGTACACCGTCTGCCCGTGGTTGAGGAACAGCCCCTTCTGGCAGATGCTCCGCACCGCATCGGGCGAGTGGCTCACGAACAACATCGTCAGCCCGTTGTCGCGCAGCTGCCGCAGGCGTGCCACGCACTTCTGCTGGAACCCGATGTCCCCCACCGCCAGGATCTCGTCCACAATCATCAGGTCAGGGTCGACGCTGAACGCCACCGCGAACGCCAGCCGCGCCGCCATGCCGCTGCTGTACGTCTTGATCGGCTGCTCGAGGAACTCGCCGATGTCCGCGAACGCGGCGATGTTGTCAAACCGCGCATCCATCTCCGCTCGGGTGATGCCGAGGATCGCTCCGCCCAGGTACACGTTCTCGCGCCCGGTGAACTCGGGGTTGAACCCCGCGCCCAGCTCCAGCATGGCCGCGACGCGCCCGCGCACCGCCACCTCGCCGATGGTCGGCGACATCGTCCCCGCGATGATCTGCAGCAGCGTGCTCTTGCCCGCGCCGTTGCGGCCCAGAATGCCCACCGCCTCCCCCCGCAGCACCTCGAACGACACGCCCTTGAGGGCCCAGAAGTCGCGGTAGTACTTCTTCCGCCGCCAGCGCAGCAGCGCCTGCTTCAGCCGATCCTGCGGCCGGTCGTACACGTGGTACAGCTTCCCCACATCCCGCACCGCGATGACCGGCTGCTCCTGCTCGCTGCGCCCCAGCATCGGCGCGTGCACGGCCTGCGGCTTCGCCTCCACCTGCGAAGTCTGCACCGCGGGCTCGGCCAGCGTCTCAGAGGACATCCGCAAACCCCCGCTTGCTCTTCATGAACCACGCGTAGCCCAGCTGCATCACGCACAGCCCCAGCGCCATCGCCAGCCCCAGCCCCCGCCAATCGGGCGCCTGCCCGTACAGCACCACCTGCCGCGCCGCGTTCACAACCACGCCGATTGGGTTGAGGTCCGCCAGCCACGCCCACTTCCCCAGGTCCGCGGGCCTGTAGAAGATCGGCGTCAGGAAGAACAGCAGCTGCCCCACCACGATCGCCACGATGTTCCCCACATCGCGCACGAACACCGCGAGCGACGCGATGAACCACGCCAGCCCAAGCCCCAGCGCCAGCAGCGGCAGCACCACCACAGGCAGCAGCAGAACCGTCCAGTACACCTTCGGGTAGAACACCAGCGTCCCCACCAGCGTCAACGTCAGCCCGAACGCGCTGAACATCAGCGCGCTCAGCAGCGCCGACACCGGCAGCACCTCCAGCGGGAACACCACCTTCTTCACGTAGTTGGGGTTGTCCAGCACCAGCCCCGCCGAGCGCACCACGCTCTCACTGAACACCCCGTACACCGTCAGCCCCAGGAACAGCATCACCGCGTACTGGCTGCGCGTCTCGGTCACCAGCCCGCCCAGCCCATCGGGCACCTGGTGCAGCGTCCGCCCGCTGAACACGAAGTTGAAGATGAACGTGTACACCGCCAGCAGGACCAGCGGGAACAGCAGCGCCCAGAACAGGCCCAGGTACGTCCCCCGGTGCCGCGCCAGGAAGTACCGCACCGCGAACTGGCGGATCAGGTCACGCCGGCCCCACAGGTTGGCCCACATCGAAACCGGATTCAGCAGCGCGGGGATCGAGGCCGGCCGGGCTGTCCGCAGGACCAGTTCGGTCATGCCTCGCTCACTCCACAGGCACGCCCGGCGGAGCGAGGCCCATAGCCTGACACCCACCAAACGCGCCGAGACTCCCCAGTGAGCAGAGTTTAGCGCTCGTGCGCGATGACCGCCAGCGGCGTCCCGTGCGAGCGCTTCTGCACCGACGCGTCAGCGATCGGCCTGTAGATCATGCGGATGCTCGGCTCCTCCACCGGCCCGCCCACCTCCACCGTCGTGATCGACACCGTCCGCGCTTCCTTGCGCGACATCATCACGCTGACATCCTCATGCCCCGGCCAGGTGTGCAGATGGAACCGGTCCTGCACCGCGGGCGTCGGCAGCACCGCCAGCAGCCGCTTGAACATCTCCAGCCGAGGGCCCACCACTTTGTCCCCCAGCCCCGAACTCACGAAGCACACCGGGAACCGCGGGTGCCGGTGCGTGGTCAGGTGCTGCCGGTCCCACCGGCACTCCCACAGCCCCTCCTCGTGCTCGGTCGGGCGCGGCGCCACAATGAGCCGGAACGGCGCGAACAGCGACAGGTCCGTCCGCCGCAAAGACTCCAGCAGGTGCGCCGTCGTCGGCGCCTCCACCAACCGCGGGATCAGCTGCCCGCGCGAGATCAAGCCCTCCGGCAAACGCGGCGGCGGCTCCAGGTTCAGGTTCAGCACGCACAGCACCAGCCCCGTGCTGCTGGCCGCGATCCACGTGCCGCCGCCCACCGGGTCCGTCGGCCAGATCGCCCGCGTGCCCCCGCTCAACTCTCTCCACCGCGGCGCCAGCGCCTCAGGCCGCGTCCGCAGCTCGTCGCGGTTCATGACCACGCGCAGCCCCGGCGGGTTGCCCGCGCTCTCGGTCGTGATGAAGGTCAGCGTGCACATGCCAGTGTCTTCGCTCGCTGAAGGTGATTGGTGTCAGTTGGCCTCAGGCCGCCCGCCCGCGCTCCGCGTGCACTGTCGACGGCGCTTTGCCGAACGCGTCGTCCGCCTCCACGCCAAACTCCTGCGCGATCGCCTTCATCATCGCCATGTGGTGCACGGCGTGGTGCGTCGCGAACGCCAGCTCCCGCCCCAGCGTGCTGGCCAGCTCCACCTCCGCCCCATCCCCGTCGATCATCACCCGCACCCGCACCGGCCGGCACAGCCCCTCGCTGGCCGCGCCCGCGAGCCGGATCCGCAGCTCGTCGATCGCGTCCAGCGCCAGGTGCTTGTCGTTCTCGATCGGCGTGTTCCGCCGCCGGTGGTCGTAGTCGATCACGTCCTCGCTGTCGGGGTCGGGCCCGATCATCCCCACCACGGCGAGAGCCGCGTGGAAGTGGTCGAGCGTGTGGCGGAGGTGCTTGCCGAAGGTGCCGCCGCGGATCGCCCGCGACTCGGCCCCGAACACCCCCTCGGGCATCGCGCGGATCAACCCCTCGCACTGGTCCAGCACGCCCCCCGCGCTCGACACCAGCTGCTCACACACACCCTCTTCGAAGCCGTCGCGGCTGCCGTGCATACAGAGTTTCCCCGCCGCGCGTCGCCGACGCGCGTCCCTCCACGCACGGAGATGATGAGCGGCGTGGGCGAGGGGGCGGGTGAGTACGGCCTGAATCGCGACCGATCGTGCGGTCGCAGGCGTCTATGGGCCGAACGGGTTGATGATCTTCACGCCCTCGATGACTGGAGCGCTCTGAATATCTTCAGAGTAAAGAACCTTCACACCGGCGTCGCTGCACGCGGCGATCAACGCGGCATCCCAGTAAGAAACCTGATACCGAAGGTGTATCTCAAGTGCCCTGGCCAGTACGGCAGGTCGAGGGATCGTCAGGGGAAACTGTCCGTGAACAGACCTGACGGCATCCTCAAGCTTGCCCCGCAGCCTTCCCTGCCGAGCATACTTGATTGCTGTAGCCGTGAACTCTGACGCCACTTACCACAGCAGCAAGGTTTGGGTTGGGTCCAAGGACTCGATGAGCGCCGTCGCCTCCGCTCGGCGTGCCGGATCATCGGTGCTGATCGAGTAAACAAAGATGTTTGTGTCAACCGCGTTCATGCATCTCGTCACGGGTCAGCGGACGTCCCCCGAGGTCGAGGATTCCCTTCTCGGCGAAGGACTTCCACAACTCGCGCGCTCTCCGAGCCTCTTCAGGGTCGGGGTAGACGATGGTGGGTCCACCACCTTCCTCATGCACAGTCAGCCGCACCCGCGCCCGATTAGGCAGCGACACCGGCTCCTCGGGCCGGAACACGCCACCGTCGTACGTCGCCTCAATATCAAACTCGCGGTCCATCCGGTCATCCTATCAGCTCGATACCGGCACCGGAACTACACCCCCGCCACTATCCGCACCTGCTCGATCAGCTCCCGCGAGTTCGCGCACCGCGGGCACTTGTGCTGCCCGCCCAGCTTGCCGCGGCTCTCCAGCCACCGATGAAAGGTCCCTGCCGCCACCGGCGTGATCGTCGGCTCCACCATTCCCAGGCCATCCGTCCGCTTGGTCGTGTAGTCCACGTTCTGCCGCTTAAGACTTTCGTCGAACGCTGTGCCGAACGCGCCCACGGCCGCCGCGGGCAGCCCCTCCACCAGCAGCTCCAGCCCCGCCCGCCGACCCTCGCCCGGGTACACCGGCGCCGCCGTGAACTCCCCCACCACCACCCCCGCCGCCCGCGCGGCCTCCGCCACCGCGTTCTCGATGTGCTCCACGATCAGGTTCTCGCCGAACGCGTTGATGAAGTGCCGGTGCCGCCCCACGATCCGCATCCTGCACGGCCCATCACCGCCCCCCCCGCCCGCGCTCGGCAGCCGGTCGGGAACCGTGTCGAACTCCACCACATCCCCCAGCACGTACCGCCACAGCCCCGCGCACGTGCTCATCACCACCACGTACCGCTGCCCCTTCTCCACCGCCTCGCACGTGAAGGCCGGCGGGTCGGGCTCATTGATCGCCTCCAGCGGCACGAACTCGAAGAAGTTGAACTGGTCCGCGTTCAACCGCAGCCCAGGGTCGCCGCGCGTGTCCTGGATCGCGACAAACCCCTCGCTCGCCGGGTAGAGCTCCAGCCGGTACGGGATGTCCGCCCCATCGGGCGCGCCCGAGTAGATCTGCCGCATGCGCGGATCGAACGGCGCGTACTTCACCCCGCCGTGCACGAACACGCTGAAGTTGGGCCACACATCGCGGATGGTCGACACCTTCCGCCCCTGCTCGCGGGCCATCTGCATCACCCGCTCCATCAGCACCAGCCCCCACGAGCACATGCCGCTGACCATCCGCACGTCCTCAGAGAGGCACCGCTTGGCCATCGCCTCGATCTTGCTGGGCCAGTGGCTCATCAGCGCGATCTGCGGCCCCGGCAGGTAGATCTCGCTCAGCGGCCACTTGATCAGCGGCGTCACGATCCCCGAGAGGTCGCCCGTGCGCACGCCCTTCTCGTTCGTGGACAGGTCCGTCGACCCGCCCAGGAACAGGCTCTTGCCCGCCAGCATCGACGGCATCGACACCCCGAACCGCATCAGGTTGGCGAAGATGTCCAGCGACGCGAGGAAGTTGCTCCTCAGCATCTTCTCGCTCACAGGGATGAACTTGTCCCCCGCGGTCGTCCCGCTGGTCTGCGCGAAGTCTCTCACCAGCCCCGGCCACAAGACGTCCGGCTCCCCGCCCTCGCGCATCCGCGCGATGTGCTCGCGGAACGCGTACCAGTCCTGCACCGGCACTTCCTTGCGGTACGCCGCCACCAGCTCCGGCGTGTCCAGCTCCAGCAGCTTGCCGAAGCCGTGCAGTCTGCCGAACACCGTGTTCTTCGCCTCGCGCAGCAGGTTCCGCAGCTGCGCCACCTGGATGCCGGCGGAGTTGCGCTGCCAGTGGCGGGTGTTGCTCAGCAGCTTGGCGCGCCGCCGCAGCCCCACGCTCAGGCCGGCCCCGACGATGGACGTCCATGCCATCTTCTGATGTCCCTGTTAGACGCTCGCTCGCCGATCAAGCTCGGCCACGAAGCTGCGGAGCGCCTCGCTGAAGTCCACCGGGCACTCGAGCATCGGCGCGTGCCCGCACTTGTCGAACCACACCACGCGGGTGTCGCGGATCTTGGCCGCGAACTCGTGGCACGCTTCCGGCGGCGTCACCACGTCCTGCTTGCCCCAGATGATCAGCGTCGGGGCCTTGATCGTGTGGATCTGGTCCCCCAGGTGGTTGTGGCGCGCCGACTTCGAAAGCTTCACCATCGCCCGCGCGTGCCCACGCTGCGTCAGCTCGGTGTACGCCCGGTCCACGTCGCCCGGGTCCATCTTGGAGCGGTCGTAGAACAGCTCGCCGATCTTCTCCTGCAGCCACTCGCGGCTGGGCCGCACCGGCGCCCCCTTCACCATCGTCTTTTCGATCAGCCCGCTGGCCCCCGCCAGCACCAGGCCGCGCACCAGGTCCGGCCGCTCGATGGCGATCCGCAGGGCCACGTGCCCGCCGAAGGAGTTGCCCACCAGCGTCGCCGGCTCGCGCA contains these protein-coding regions:
- a CDS encoding antitoxin family protein; protein product: MDREFDIEATYDGGVFRPEEPVSLPNRARVRLTVHEEGGGPTIVYPDPEEARRARELWKSFAEKGILDLGGRPLTRDEMHERG
- a CDS encoding NRDE family protein, whose amino-acid sequence is MCTLTFITTESAGNPPGLRVVMNRDELRTRPEALAPRWRELSGGTRAIWPTDPVGGGTWIAASSTGLVLCVLNLNLEPPPRLPEGLISRGQLIPRLVEAPTTAHLLESLRRTDLSLFAPFRLIVAPRPTEHEEGLWECRWDRQHLTTHRHPRFPVCFVSSGLGDKVVGPRLEMFKRLLAVLPTPAVQDRFHLHTWPGHEDVSVMMSRKEARTVSITTVEVGGPVEEPSIRMIYRPIADASVQKRSHGTPLAVIAHER
- a CDS encoding alpha/beta hydrolase, which translates into the protein MTTAATKPMSIPSAITLTGLAGVPVPVEVGDTGTGHPIVFLHGLVGLNDHWEDVVERLKGGARCILLELPLLGLTGDDCSIHGAVALTIKFLEQHVREPATLVGNSFGGHVALRIAIERPDLVRGLVLAGASGLIEKTMVKGAPVRPSREWLQEKIGELFYDRSKMDPGDVDRAYTELTQRGHARAMVKLSKSARHNHLGDQIHTIKAPTLIIWGKQDVVTPPEACHEFAAKIRDTRVVWFDKCGHAPMLECPVDFSEALRSFVAELDRRASV
- a CDS encoding ABC transporter ATP-binding protein, with amino-acid sequence MSSETLAEPAVQTSQVEAKPQAVHAPMLGRSEQEQPVIAVRDVGKLYHVYDRPQDRLKQALLRWRRKKYYRDFWALKGVSFEVLRGEAVGILGRNGAGKSTLLQIIAGTMSPTIGEVAVRGRVAAMLELGAGFNPEFTGRENVYLGGAILGITRAEMDARFDNIAAFADIGEFLEQPIKTYSSGMAARLAFAVAFSVDPDLMIVDEILAVGDIGFQQKCVARLRQLRDNGLTMLFVSHSPDAVRSICQKGLFLNHGQTVYYGPAERATDLYLSHIRESTNQEALKTEAGLGGPVRVASQVKGQLRYGTGHVQIEKVEVLSAAGEPCRAFELGDAVTIEAVLHSQIEAKDLSVSFLVRDMTGVDVMGTTTFDEKVSAPAVRPDGRLVVRFTFENRLRAGNYGICLAVTRVSRKDYSDVVLFDQVDGCAGFVVVPNPERPVHYKFHQPVSVEWKGVGPAAGDA
- a CDS encoding methyltransferase domain-containing protein; its protein translation is MGEAAIQPGQSSSGQGAGERPRVDPNYQYWRDHGHEWVEHYDLRKTRMVLYHIQELMLTSYIEHHASAMAAREARPLRVLEFGCGVGRHLRNLSKLPNTDIHGYDQSRSMAEGALRWAERGWFDEHIHIGLPTGRLPFEDGAFDIVYSAEVLVHVRPEHLEGILSEMLRVSRGQVLHLETSPDFPLVSGEHSGCWRHDLPASYRRLGRECEVLARGYECHTPFRVVVGQPPVWTWPEQMIAMYRRLERDIDAGFTALDGSAATKDATIAAQTVQLAETTRKLAATSSELALTKSSLETEQGRKRYLEGENQALRGQYAEMSAARDAALAEVSALQNLLARVQAGWEADRAHVMQLLDQRRRFIEQVSRTLEGAGTPRDQGV
- a CDS encoding ABC transporter permease; the encoded protein is MTELVLRTARPASIPALLNPVSMWANLWGRRDLIRQFAVRYFLARHRGTYLGLFWALLFPLVLLAVYTFIFNFVFSGRTLHQVPDGLGGLVTETRSQYAVMLFLGLTVYGVFSESVVRSAGLVLDNPNYVKKVVFPLEVLPVSALLSALMFSAFGLTLTLVGTLVFYPKVYWTVLLLPVVVLPLLALGLGLAWFIASLAVFVRDVGNIVAIVVGQLLFFLTPIFYRPADLGKWAWLADLNPIGVVVNAARQVVLYGQAPDWRGLGLAMALGLCVMQLGYAWFMKSKRGFADVL
- a CDS encoding GH3 auxin-responsive promoter family protein; the protein is MAWTSIVGAGLSVGLRRRAKLLSNTRHWQRNSAGIQVAQLRNLLREAKNTVFGRLHGFGKLLELDTPELVAAYRKEVPVQDWYAFREHIARMREGGEPDVLWPGLVRDFAQTSGTTAGDKFIPVSEKMLRSNFLASLDIFANLMRFGVSMPSMLAGKSLFLGGSTDLSTNEKGVRTGDLSGIVTPLIKWPLSEIYLPGPQIALMSHWPSKIEAMAKRCLSEDVRMVSGMCSWGLVLMERVMQMAREQGRKVSTIRDVWPNFSVFVHGGVKYAPFDPRMRQIYSGAPDGADIPYRLELYPASEGFVAIQDTRGDPGLRLNADQFNFFEFVPLEAINEPDPPAFTCEAVEKGQRYVVVMSTCAGLWRYVLGDVVEFDTVPDRLPSAGGGGGDGPCRMRIVGRHRHFINAFGENLIVEHIENAVAEAARAAGVVVGEFTAAPVYPGEGRRAGLELLVEGLPAAAVGAFGTAFDESLKRQNVDYTTKRTDGLGMVEPTITPVAAGTFHRWLESRGKLGGQHKCPRCANSRELIEQVRIVAGV